The DNA segment TAAAATCCTCGGAATGAAATATTTCTGAGGATTTTCAATTAATATTGTAATTTTCAGGGTTACAATACAAATAGAAACCTATAAGTTTCCAATCAATTTCACAGGTATATCTTTTATACTGCAACATCGCTTTAAATCTGATTTGTAGAAAAAGATCAGTCAAAGTTGTTTTAATTAAAATTATTTATCTAAAATTCCCCTGATTTTGTTGGCATTTGAAATCAGTTCTCCCAGGTAATCATAATTTTCTTTTTCTAAAGCCGATTTAAATTTTCGCAGCTGCGAGATATGCTCATTAAGGACATCAAGAACATTTTCTTTATTTTGCCGAAAGATCGGAACCCACATTTCGGGGTGTGATTTTGCGAGTCGGACCGTACTGGAAAATCCCGAACTTGCCAGCTGGAAAATCGTTTCTTCCTCACGTTCTTTTTCCAGAACAGTATTAGCAAGTGCGTAAGAAGTGATATGGGAAATATGTGAAATATAAGCCGTGTGAACATCATGGTCTTTCGCGTCCATATAGATCAAATGCATATCAAGGCTTTCCACAATTTTTTCTACGGTTTTCAGGGCATCTTCAGAAGATTCTTCCTTATTGCAGATGACTCCCGCTTTTCCGGCAAAACTTTCTGAAACAGCAGATTTCGGACCGCTGTTTTCCGTTCCCCACATCGGGTGAAAGGCAACAAATCTTGATCTTTTGGGATGGTTTTTTACAGCTTGTACAATTCCGGCTTTGGTAGACCCGGTATCCATGACAATCTGGTTTTCAGAAATAATATCGAGAATTTTTGGAAGAAGTTTCCTTGCAGCATCCACCGGAATCGCAAGAATGATGAGATCTGCATTTCTGATTCCGTTTTCAAGATCAGCGTGGGCATCAATAATATGTAATTTCAATGCTTCATCCAGGTGGTTACT comes from the Chryseobacterium nepalense genome and includes:
- a CDS encoding prephenate dehydrogenase codes for the protein MKISIVGVGLIGGSIALKLKSKGIADFICGIDNSSNHLDEALKLHIIDAHADLENGIRNADLIILAIPVDAARKLLPKILDIISENQIVMDTGSTKAGIVQAVKNHPKRSRFVAFHPMWGTENSGPKSAVSESFAGKAGVICNKEESSEDALKTVEKIVESLDMHLIYMDAKDHDVHTAYISHISHITSYALANTVLEKEREEETIFQLASSGFSSTVRLAKSHPEMWVPIFRQNKENVLDVLNEHISQLRKFKSALEKENYDYLGELISNANKIRGILDK